From Vigna unguiculata cultivar IT97K-499-35 chromosome 5, ASM411807v1, whole genome shotgun sequence, the proteins below share one genomic window:
- the LOC114184171 gene encoding trypsin inhibitor DE-3-like produces the protein MRSATLFALFLFSALSFYPPSTTAQPVLDANGNSVRNGGTYYILPRFWGGGGGGIKRAITGDETSPLSVVQSPFTADPGQAWRLQSLFASAFIPEGRIYISYDYVQQPGVPSNYWTAVEGEAEKTVVKVGYPNSLPGFFTIHRTSSVNSYKFQFCSNDDATSCSNVGIVRDDAGNRLLATNQETPFEFVLAPGSSVASK, from the coding sequence ATGAGGAGTGCAACGCTCTTTGCTCTCTTCCTTTTCTCTGCCCTAAGCTTCTACCCTCCTTCAACCACCGCTCAACCTGTCTTGGACGCCAATGGTAACAGCGTTAGAAATGGTGGCACATACTATATATTGCCACGCTTTTGGGGAGGCGGCGGCGGTGGAATTAAACGAGCCATAACTGGAGACGAAACTTCCCCTCTCTCTGTTGTTCAATCTCCCTTTACGGCCGATCCAGGGCAAGCATGGCGTCTTCAATCCTTATTCGCTTCCGCTTTTATTCCTGAAGGCAGAATCTACATTAGCTACGACTATGTTCAACAACCCGGTGTTCCCTCTAACTACTGGACCGCCGTTGAGGGTGAGGCTGAAAAAACCGTCGTTAAAGTGGGGTACCCAAATTCCCTCCCAGGCTTCTTCACTATTCACAGAACTTCCTCAGTCAATAGCTATAAATTTCAGTTCTGTTCAAATGACGACGCCACCTCCTGCAGTAATGTTGGGATCGTTAGGGATGATGCAGGGAACAGGCTTTTGGCCACCAATCAAGAAACCCCATTCGAGTTTGTTCTTGCGCCAGGTTCGTCTGTTGCATCTAAATGA